A window from Actinomycetospora corticicola encodes these proteins:
- a CDS encoding DedA family protein: protein MLPVQAPASDGGLAGWATDLMASFGAPGAGLIVAIENVFPPIPSEIILPLAGFAAGRGEFSVWAAIIWTTAGSVVGAVALYLVGMLCSDGWVRRTIARMPLVSEDDVAKAEAWFDRHGRASVFWGRMIPGVRSFVSIPAGQRRMPWWEFTAFTALGSLIWNSVFVGGGYALGSQWQLVEQYAGVFQTVVLVLLVALVVFMLVKRYRRHRAVKKMEAPTQVLRVPDDEA, encoded by the coding sequence ATGCTCCCCGTGCAGGCACCTGCGAGCGACGGCGGTCTCGCCGGCTGGGCGACCGACCTCATGGCCTCGTTCGGGGCCCCCGGCGCCGGCCTCATCGTCGCCATCGAGAACGTGTTCCCCCCGATCCCCTCGGAGATCATCCTGCCGCTGGCGGGCTTCGCGGCGGGTCGGGGGGAGTTCTCGGTCTGGGCGGCGATCATCTGGACGACGGCGGGGTCGGTGGTCGGCGCGGTCGCGCTCTACCTGGTCGGGATGCTCTGCTCCGACGGCTGGGTCCGGCGCACGATCGCCCGGATGCCGCTGGTCTCCGAGGACGACGTGGCGAAGGCGGAGGCCTGGTTCGACCGGCACGGTCGCGCCTCGGTGTTCTGGGGCCGCATGATCCCCGGCGTCCGGTCGTTCGTGTCCATCCCGGCCGGCCAGCGCCGCATGCCCTGGTGGGAGTTCACGGCGTTCACGGCGCTCGGCAGCCTGATCTGGAACTCGGTCTTCGTGGGCGGCGGGTACGCGCTCGGCTCGCAGTGGCAGCTCGTCGAGCAGTACGCGGGGGTCTTCCAGACGGTCGTGCTCGTCCTGCTGGTGGCCCTCGTGGTGTTCATGCTGGTCAAGCGCTACCGCAGGCACCGGGCGGTGAAGAAGATGGAGGCGCCGACGCAGGTCCTCCGCGTTCCCGACGACGAGGCCTGA
- a CDS encoding NAD(P)/FAD-dependent oxidoreductase, with the protein MRVTVVGAGIVGLATADALVRRGHDVTVLEARRPMGARSVGASRIFRLAHGDPALVAAAAEARGLWDAWSERAGRPLLGAEGAIVSGPRVDDWAAAMGAAGAAHEVGDQPSGTLGRTEGPTLRDPAGGALDLAGAGRLLQEALRPVLRPGRVVDLDELIADAIVLTAGAGTAELAAQVGIEVPAEFCHHVRLAFRLRAPRATVPPAHLDGTPGPDLASTYQHRTPEGAWAIGGHLPDALTTTGENSLDEVRRRSRDAVTAHVAERIPELDPAPVDEVTCTPTAGEGDGVRTARAGNVHVLWGGNLAKFAPLLGERLAGAVDGDHVAHAIGPPDDPADHGR; encoded by the coding sequence ATGCGGGTCACCGTGGTGGGTGCCGGGATCGTGGGGCTGGCGACGGCGGACGCGCTGGTCCGGCGCGGGCACGACGTGACCGTCCTCGAGGCGCGCCGGCCGATGGGCGCACGCAGCGTCGGGGCGTCCCGGATCTTCCGGCTCGCCCACGGCGACCCCGCCCTGGTGGCCGCGGCGGCGGAGGCCCGGGGGCTCTGGGACGCCTGGTCGGAGCGCGCCGGGCGCCCGCTGCTCGGCGCCGAGGGCGCGATCGTCTCCGGCCCACGGGTCGACGACTGGGCGGCGGCCATGGGAGCCGCCGGTGCGGCGCACGAGGTGGGCGACCAGCCGTCGGGAACGCTCGGACGCACCGAGGGACCGACGCTCCGCGATCCGGCCGGGGGAGCGCTCGACCTCGCCGGCGCGGGCCGCCTGCTGCAGGAGGCCCTGCGCCCGGTCCTGCGACCGGGCCGGGTGGTCGACCTGGACGAGCTGATCGCCGACGCGATCGTCCTGACGGCGGGGGCGGGCACCGCCGAGCTCGCCGCGCAGGTCGGCATCGAGGTGCCCGCCGAGTTCTGCCACCACGTCCGCCTCGCGTTCCGGCTCCGCGCGCCGCGGGCGACCGTCCCGCCCGCCCACCTCGACGGCACCCCCGGACCGGATCTCGCCTCGACCTACCAGCACCGCACGCCGGAGGGCGCCTGGGCGATCGGCGGCCACCTGCCCGACGCCCTCACGACGACGGGTGAGAACTCCCTCGACGAGGTCCGCCGCCGGTCCCGCGACGCGGTCACGGCGCACGTCGCGGAGCGGATCCCCGAGCTCGACCCGGCCCCGGTCGACGAGGTCACCTGCACCCCGACGGCGGGGGAGGGTGACGGGGTACGGACGGCCCGGGCCGGGAACGTGCACGTCCTGTGGGGCGGGAACCTCGCGAAGTTCGCCCCGTTGCTGGGAGAACGCCTGGCCGGAGCGGTCGACGGGGACCACGTGGCGCACGCCATCGGTCCACCCGACGACCCGGCGGATCACGGTCGGTAA
- the typA gene encoding translational GTPase TypA, producing MTTSAPERPGSADPALRTDLRNIAIVAHVDHGKTTLVDAMLRQSGAFAARAELVDRVMDSGDLEREKGITILAKNTAVRRGDVTFNIIDTPGHADFGGEVERGLSMVDGVVLLVDASEGPLPQTRFVLRKALSARLPVILAVNKTDRADARCEEVVNESLDLLLELATDLEMDDDVVSQLLELPVVYASARAGKASLERPADGTVPESENLDPLFELLLSEVPAPADDPDGTLQAHVTNLDASAYLGRIALCRVRSGRIRRGQQVGWCRADGTVTRVKVTELLRTEGLERVSAEHADAGDIVAVAGIAEVTIGDTLADPDDPHPLPRITVDEPAISMTIGINTSPLAGRDPKPGTKLTARLLKNRLDSELVGNVSMRVLPTERPDAWEVQGRGELALAILVEQMRREGFELTVGKPEVVTKTVDGKLHEPFERLSVDVPEEHLGAVTQLLAARKGEMLEMTHSATSSHVRMEYRVPSRGLIGFRTEFLTETRGTGIANQLFDGYGPWVGELRARLSGSLIADRGGAVTGHAVGLLADRGDLFVGPTTTVYTGMVIGENSRSEDMEVNIVREKKLTNMRQSSQDVLERLTPPRHLSLEQALEFCSEDECVEVTPSAVRIRKVELDSHTRNRQRSRQKQGLAGT from the coding sequence GTGACCACGTCCGCACCCGAGCGGCCCGGGTCCGCCGATCCCGCCCTGCGCACCGACCTGCGCAACATCGCGATCGTCGCCCACGTCGACCACGGCAAGACCACGCTCGTCGACGCCATGCTCCGCCAGTCGGGCGCCTTCGCCGCGCGTGCCGAGCTCGTCGACCGGGTCATGGACTCGGGCGACCTCGAGCGCGAGAAGGGCATCACGATCCTCGCGAAGAACACGGCCGTGCGCCGCGGGGACGTCACCTTCAACATCATCGACACCCCCGGCCACGCCGACTTCGGGGGCGAGGTCGAGCGCGGGCTGTCGATGGTCGACGGCGTCGTCCTGCTGGTGGACGCCTCCGAGGGCCCGCTCCCGCAGACCCGCTTCGTGCTGCGCAAGGCGCTCTCGGCCCGCCTGCCCGTGATCCTCGCCGTGAACAAGACCGACCGCGCCGACGCCCGGTGCGAGGAGGTCGTCAACGAGTCGCTCGACCTGCTCCTCGAGCTCGCGACGGACCTGGAGATGGACGACGACGTCGTCTCCCAGCTCCTCGAGCTCCCGGTCGTCTACGCCTCGGCCCGCGCCGGCAAGGCCTCCCTGGAGCGCCCCGCCGACGGCACCGTGCCCGAGTCCGAGAACCTCGACCCGCTGTTCGAGCTGCTCCTCTCCGAGGTGCCGGCGCCGGCGGACGACCCGGACGGGACGCTGCAGGCCCACGTCACCAACCTCGACGCGTCGGCCTACCTCGGCCGCATCGCGCTGTGCCGGGTCCGCTCCGGGCGCATCCGCCGCGGCCAGCAGGTCGGCTGGTGCCGCGCCGACGGCACCGTCACCCGCGTCAAGGTGACCGAGCTGCTGCGCACCGAGGGCCTCGAGCGGGTCTCGGCCGAGCACGCCGACGCGGGCGACATCGTCGCGGTCGCCGGCATCGCCGAGGTCACCATCGGCGACACCCTGGCCGACCCGGACGACCCGCACCCCCTGCCGCGCATCACCGTCGACGAGCCCGCGATCTCGATGACGATCGGGATCAACACCTCGCCGCTGGCGGGGCGCGACCCGAAGCCGGGCACGAAGCTCACCGCGCGCCTGCTGAAGAACCGCCTGGACTCCGAGCTGGTCGGCAACGTGTCCATGCGCGTCCTGCCCACCGAGCGTCCCGACGCCTGGGAGGTGCAGGGCCGCGGCGAGCTGGCGCTGGCGATCCTCGTCGAGCAGATGCGCCGCGAGGGCTTCGAGCTCACGGTCGGCAAGCCCGAGGTCGTCACGAAGACCGTCGACGGCAAGCTTCACGAGCCGTTCGAGCGCCTCTCGGTCGACGTCCCCGAGGAACACCTCGGCGCGGTCACCCAGCTGCTCGCGGCCCGCAAGGGCGAGATGCTCGAGATGACGCACTCGGCGACCTCGTCGCACGTGCGCATGGAGTACCGGGTGCCGTCGCGGGGCCTCATCGGCTTCCGCACGGAGTTCCTCACGGAGACCCGCGGCACGGGCATCGCGAACCAGCTCTTCGACGGCTACGGGCCGTGGGTGGGCGAGCTCCGGGCGCGGCTGTCGGGCTCGCTGATCGCCGACCGCGGGGGAGCGGTGACCGGCCACGCCGTCGGCCTGCTCGCCGACCGCGGCGACCTCTTCGTCGGGCCGACCACCACCGTCTACACCGGCATGGTCATCGGGGAGAACTCCCGCTCGGAGGACATGGAGGTCAACATCGTCCGCGAGAAGAAGCTGACCAACATGCGCCAGTCCAGCCAGGACGTCCTCGAGCGGCTCACCCCGCCGCGGCACCTGTCCCTCGAGCAGGCGCTGGAGTTCTGCTCCGAGGACGAGTGCGTCGAGGTGACGCCGTCCGCGGTCCGCATCCGCAAGGTCGAGCTCGACTCGCACACCCGCAACCGGCAGCGGTCGCGGCAGAAGCAGGGCCTCGCCGGCACGTAG